The Panicum hallii strain FIL2 chromosome 9, PHallii_v3.1, whole genome shotgun sequence genome has a window encoding:
- the LOC112878028 gene encoding protein ELF4-LIKE 3-like, whose protein sequence is MEGGETTLSGFGGGGGGAGAGVDTKVLHAFQTSFVQVQSLLDQNRVLINEINQNHESKVPGDLSRNVGLIRELNNNIRRVVDLYADLSSLFAASGGGGRAASEGGSVGTVRQAGGGHKRIRSGLD, encoded by the coding sequence ATGGAGGGCGGCGAGACGACGCTGTCGGggttcggcggcggcggcggcggcgcgggggccggcgtGGACACCAAGGTCCTGCACGCGTTCCAGACGAGCTTCGTGCAGGTGCAGAGCCTGCTGGACCAGAACCGCGTCCTCATCAACGAGATCAACCAGAACCACGAGTCCAAGGTGCCCGGCGACCTCTCCCGCAACGTCGGCCTCATCCGGGAGCTCAACAACAACATCCGCCGCGTCGTCGACCTCTACGCCGATCTCTCCTCGCTCTTCGccgcctccggcggcggcggccgcgcggcgtCCGAGGGCGGATCCGTCGGCACCGTCcggcaggccggcggcggccacaaGCGGATCAGGTCCGGCCTCGACTGA